A region of the Thermithiobacillus plumbiphilus genome:
GCTCACCCAACGCGGACCGACCGATTGTCTACGTCGCATTCCTTGTAGTACGGAACCATTCCCAGAAGCCAGGGCGATGCGCAGATCCGGCCCCAGAAACTTACTAAGAGAAAGCACGTAGATCCATTCAGTCGAAAATGCATCCAGCGACGGGATTGATGCCGAACTCAGAGGCCCCCAGTAATCGTCAACTATTAGTAAGGTGTCCGGCGACTGTGACAGCACCCGCTGCCAAGCCGACCAACGCACCTCGGTATAACTCGCCCCTGTCGGGTTCTGTGCGCGCGCAGTGATCACAACGGCGGACGCCTGGCGAACAATGGCGGCAGGTGGAACCATCGCCCCCTGTTCATCCAGTTTCATCGGAATCGGCTTCAAGCGCAAACTGTTCAACAGGGCCAGCAGCGGCGGCCAGCAGGGGTCTTCGACTAGGACATGGCTACTAGGGCGGCAACGCTGGACCAACGCACGCTCGATCGCATCAAGCGCGCCCGAGAAAAAGACAGGGTCGCCGAGGCCACAAGCATGGCCGACCAGCCAATCCTTGGCGAGTTCAACCAGCGTCGGATCGTCTTCGCACGCATCATAGCCCAAATCTCTATCGTATCCGGTCAACCATTCGGGTTCCAGGCGGAGTAGTAGGCGCCCATCCACATTGCCGGATGCCATATCCCGTAGTCCTGCGGGGATCGCCGCTTCCGCAGCAGTGCTCTTGATCTCCGCCGTTACTCGAGTTCCACGTCGCCCATCCGTCACGACACTACCCGCATTGCGCAGTTCTCTATAGGCCGCGGCAACGGTATTGGCGTTGACCCCGAGCTGCGCGGCCAACAAACGGACAGCAGGCAACTGGTCCCCCGGCTTCCAATGCCCCTGCCGAATGAGTTTGTCGATCGATGAAGCAATCTCGACAGCCGTTGACCCTTGTGGTATTTTTGTAGTCATACAAATGTAATATTGTACTAGTATATTGAGTGGAAGTCATGGATTAACTATGCCGTCACTGATTTCATCACCCAGGGACGAACTCCGTGCCCGACAGGCGTAGCGGGTTCTGCTAAGCGGTGCGGCATATGAAGGAAGCGTAAGCGCCATTTTCTACTCAGGAGGAACTTACCATGCAAACTCTCTCGGTTGATTCTACAGATTCAGTCGGCGTCATGCTGGAACGGCTTTCTACCCTGTGGCATACGCGCGCTGCTGTCAACAGCGAGATGCCAAACTACGATGAACTTGCCTTCGACCCCGACAGGAACGATTGAAGCTTTCCGGCCGATCCGAGCAAGACGGTACTTGAGCATGGGGAGAACTCTCTATTACTTTCTAGCCAAAACCTCAGTTCTTTCAAGGAAATGTAAATTGCATATCACACTCGCCAGTAGCGATATTGCGGCGTATCCCAAGGCCCACAATTTTCTGGCTATACAGCAGAATCTCAGAGCCGTACGCGAACGAATTACACTTGCTTGCAACCGTGCCGGTCGCGATCCGGCTACGGTTCGATTGTTGCCAGTGAGCAAGACGATTGATGAAAGTCGAATCCGCCTCGCCTACGCCGCCGGTTGTCTGGAATTCGGCGAGAACAAGGTGCAGGAGTTCGCGCGCAAGCGGCAGAACATGGCGGATCTCGCTGACTTGCGCTGGTCAGTCATCGGCCACCTCCAAACCAACAAGGCCAGATTGGTGGCGCATTTCGCCAGCGAATTTCAGGCACTTGACAGCCTGCGCGTGGCCGAGGCCTTGGATCGCCGCCTCCAAGTCGAGGGCCGAGGACTCGACGTATTCGTCCAGGTGAACACCTCGGGCGAAACAAGCAAGTATGGCCTGCAGCCGAATGACGTTCCTGCTTTCCTCCGACAATTGCCGGCGTTCAGCGCGTTACGTGTGCGCGGACTGATGACGCTGGCCATGCTGTCCGCCGATACGCCGCGGGTGCGCCGGTGTTTCGCCCTATTGCGCATGTTGCGCGATCGCCTGCGTCAGGATTTACCCGCTGGCATTGGCCTGAACGAATTGTCCATGGGCATGTCCGGTGATTTCGAAATTGCGATAGAAGAAGGCGCTACGGTGGTCCGTATCGGGCAGGCCATTTTCGGCGCGCGCGCCTTGCCTGACAGCCATTACTGGCCTGATTCCAACACTCCACAGGAGGACTCCACATGAAATCACTCGTCGCCGTTCGTCATATCCACTTTGAAGATCTTGGCACACTGGAACCTATGCTACGGGAAAAGGGGTACGACATACGCTATGTGGACGCGACGATCGATCAGCCTGATGCACGAGAGCTACAGTCCGCAGATCTTCTGGTAGTATTGGGCGGTCCCATCGGCGCCTTCGATGAAGGTGCGTATCCCTTCCTGGCCGCCGAATTGGAGACGATTCGGCAGCGACTCGCCGCCGACAAACCCATCCTGGGCGTCTGTCTGGGCGCGCAACTCATCGCTCGCGTGCTTGGCGCCAAAGTCTACCCGATGGGGATTAAGGAGATCGGCTTTGCTTCGCTCGACCTGACGCCGGAAGGACGGTCATCCCCGCTAGCAGCCCTGGGCGATACACCGGTGTTGCATTGGCATGGCGACCAATTCGATATCCCCGCTTCGGCAGTCCCCCTTGCTAGCACACCCGCTTGCCCGAACCAGGCCTTTGCCGCCGGTCCCTCTGTACTTGGCCTGCAATTCCACTTGGAAGCCGCACCGGGTTTGCTCGAACGGTGGCTGGTGGGGCATGCCAGCGAACTCGCGCAGGCGGGCATTGATCCGTGTACGCTGCGGGCCCAGGCCCGGCAGGCCGAAGCGTCCGGGCGCTTGGCCGCCGCCGCACGCTCCATTATGGGCGCCTGGTTGGACGGCATTGAATCAGCCCGCAGCGATATCCGCACATGAGCCCCAAGGGAGCACCCGCCAATCCTGAGAGGGAGAGCGACGCCTGTTGGAAAGCAGTCCCACTGGAACCCGCGTACTGAACATCGAGCAGATCTACCGGCCAGTCCAGTCAGTTCCAGCGCGAACGAGCGAGCCTGCTTGACTAAAATGGTGTTGATCCACGATAGACGGCAATCAAGCAAAAAAGTGGCGGCCAAAGCGCCACAAGTAACAGAACCTAACAAAATTGTGATTTCATGGTCATAGCTCGTATCGAGATTGCATCGAAAGGAGCGTGTCATGGCCAAGCCCCTGCTGGATGATGCCCTATGGTCAAAGATCGAGCCCTTGCTGCCGGACCGATCAGCCTTGACCGGCATCCTCTTTGTACTGCGTACCGGCATTCCCTGGGAGTATCTCCCTAAAGAGATGGGCTGCGGCTCGGGCATGACCTGCTGGCGCAGGCTGCGCGACTGGCAAGCGGCAGGCGTTTGGCAACAGTTGCATCAGGTCATGCTGGTCCACTTGCAATCCTATGCCCAGATCGACTGGACACGTGTTTCGGTGGATGGCGCCAGCATCCCTGACCCCCAGGGGGCGCGGAAACCGGCCCGAATCCG
Encoded here:
- a CDS encoding aminotransferase class I/II-fold pyridoxal phosphate-dependent enzyme — encoded protein: MTTKIPQGSTAVEIASSIDKLIRQGHWKPGDQLPAVRLLAAQLGVNANTVAAAYRELRNAGSVVTDGRRGTRVTAEIKSTAAEAAIPAGLRDMASGNVDGRLLLRLEPEWLTGYDRDLGYDACEDDPTLVELAKDWLVGHACGLGDPVFFSGALDAIERALVQRCRPSSHVLVEDPCWPPLLALLNSLRLKPIPMKLDEQGAMVPPAAIVRQASAVVITARAQNPTGASYTEVRWSAWQRVLSQSPDTLLIVDDYWGPLSSASIPSLDAFSTEWIYVLSLSKFLGPDLRIALASGNGSVLQGMRRRQSVGPRWVSILLQTLAGHAWQKMVSSGALKQAGLTYKKRRAALREALSNHGIMVPDSGEGLHFWLPVPDESEVVQNLAAMGWAVQAGQPFRLQSPPAIRVSIGNLNLTDAGALAGDVARVLTPRRRAIY
- a CDS encoding YggS family pyridoxal phosphate-dependent enzyme, with the protein product MHITLASSDIAAYPKAHNFLAIQQNLRAVRERITLACNRAGRDPATVRLLPVSKTIDESRIRLAYAAGCLEFGENKVQEFARKRQNMADLADLRWSVIGHLQTNKARLVAHFASEFQALDSLRVAEALDRRLQVEGRGLDVFVQVNTSGETSKYGLQPNDVPAFLRQLPAFSALRVRGLMTLAMLSADTPRVRRCFALLRMLRDRLRQDLPAGIGLNELSMGMSGDFEIAIEEGATVVRIGQAIFGARALPDSHYWPDSNTPQEDST
- a CDS encoding glutamine amidotransferase; this encodes MKSLVAVRHIHFEDLGTLEPMLREKGYDIRYVDATIDQPDARELQSADLLVVLGGPIGAFDEGAYPFLAAELETIRQRLAADKPILGVCLGAQLIARVLGAKVYPMGIKEIGFASLDLTPEGRSSPLAALGDTPVLHWHGDQFDIPASAVPLASTPACPNQAFAAGPSVLGLQFHLEAAPGLLERWLVGHASELAQAGIDPCTLRAQARQAEASGRLAAAARSIMGAWLDGIESARSDIRT